The Phaeocystidibacter marisrubri region CAACCAACCGTTGATGAACCGAGCTTGACTAGGATTTCTATTTACAATCGATAGGAAGAAAGCTCTCCGCCGTTCAAGCATCTTGTTGAATAGCGCTCGTGAAGAGATGGAGTTTGCAGCTTTTACGGTTTGCGCTTCAATGACGCCATTTACCTTTAACCTGAAACCATACTCCTCATTGAGTAGCTTTTGAAATTCTCGTAAACCGAGGTAACCTGAACCCCACATCCAAGAAGTAACTGCCTCGGCAACGATTTGAGAATTAATAGAGTTGTTGTAGGTTGCTTTATCCCAGAAGTATTTCACAAAGAGTGAAGCCTGGTCTTTTGTCAGCGCTCTAAAGGTTGAATCGCTGGGTGTTACACCTAGCACTCTTGAAGCCAAGCTATCAAAAGTGGCTCTAGTGATCCCCATATTCGTTTCACCTCCTCGATCCACAGGATCGTTGACATAACCGCCTTCCCATTTTAGAACGAAAGGAACGTAGAGC contains the following coding sequences:
- a CDS encoding glycoside hydrolase family 108 protein yields the protein LYVPFVLKWEGGYVNDPVDRGGETNMGITRATFDSLASRVLGVTPSDSTFRALTKDQASLFVKYFWDKATYNNSINSQIVAEAVTSWMWGSGYLGLREFQKLLNEEYGFRLKVNGVIEAQTVKAANSISSRALFNKMLERRRAFFLSIVNRNPSQARFINGWLNRLNDFADRHKKKISSEPRQVCSDCPCSDCSCTE